From the genome of Winogradskyella forsetii, one region includes:
- a CDS encoding pectate lyase family protein, with product MIEKRHLGLIILLFFSSIIYGQHLAFPTAEGFGRYTSGGRGGFVYKVTNLNDSGEGSLRKGILKKGSRIIVFDISGTIELKSKLDINRGDLSILGQTAPCGGITIKGFPVTIKSDNVVLRYIRFRMGDINGIEGDALGCRDTNNVIIDHCSISWGTDENASFYNNKNFTLQWCIISEALNKSVHEKGAHGYGGIWGGVRASFHHNLIVSNNSRNPRFSGSKTTENSENEFVDFRNNVIYNWGENSIYGGENGSYNMINNYFKSGPATTSSKLDRIVSPSEPYGKFYVDGNFVFNHNNITLNNWNGGVQCDNPELAKLDKSLDISNNIQTTNAEEAFTEVLKGAGVDIHRDTVDKRVISNTKKGNADYKNGIIDSQEDVNGWPIIKSKQGLKDTDNDGIPNKWERKLKLNLNKKDAHLNSINEHYSNIEIYANALLD from the coding sequence ATGATTGAAAAACGACACTTAGGCTTAATAATTTTATTATTTTTTTCGAGTATAATATATGGTCAACACTTGGCTTTCCCTACGGCTGAAGGTTTCGGTCGCTATACTTCAGGTGGTAGAGGTGGTTTTGTTTATAAAGTCACCAACCTAAACGATAGCGGAGAAGGAAGTCTGAGGAAAGGTATTTTGAAGAAAGGCTCCAGAATCATTGTTTTTGATATCTCTGGAACAATTGAGTTAAAATCTAAGTTAGACATTAACAGAGGCGATTTGAGCATTCTTGGCCAAACAGCACCTTGTGGCGGTATTACGATCAAAGGATTTCCTGTAACTATTAAATCCGATAATGTTGTATTAAGATATATACGTTTTAGAATGGGAGATATCAATGGCATTGAAGGCGATGCACTTGGCTGCAGAGATACCAATAATGTGATTATAGATCATTGCTCTATAAGTTGGGGAACTGATGAGAATGCTTCCTTCTACAATAATAAAAACTTCACATTACAGTGGTGCATTATTTCTGAAGCTTTAAACAAGTCCGTTCATGAAAAAGGCGCACATGGCTATGGTGGTATTTGGGGAGGTGTAAGAGCTTCTTTTCATCATAATCTAATAGTAAGCAACAATAGTAGAAACCCAAGATTTAGTGGCTCTAAAACCACAGAAAATTCTGAAAATGAATTTGTGGATTTTAGAAATAATGTCATTTATAATTGGGGTGAAAATAGTATCTATGGCGGCGAAAATGGAAGTTACAACATGATAAACAATTACTTCAAATCAGGACCAGCCACAACGTCCTCTAAACTCGACAGAATCGTTAGTCCTTCAGAACCTTATGGTAAATTTTATGTAGATGGAAATTTTGTCTTTAATCATAACAATATCACTTTAAATAATTGGAACGGTGGCGTACAATGCGACAATCCAGAACTAGCGAAATTAGATAAGTCTTTGGATATTTCAAATAATATTCAAACTACAAATGCTGAAGAAGCGTTTACCGAAGTCTTGAAAGGTGCGGGAGTAGATATCCATAGAGATACCGTTGATAAAAGAGTTATAAGCAATACTAAAAAAGGAAACGCAGATTATAAAAATGGAATTATTGACTCCCAGGAAGATGTCAATGGTTGGCCAATTATAAAGTCAAAACAAGGACTTAAAGACACTGATAATGATGGTATACCTAACAAATGGGAGCGTAAGTTGAAATTAAATCTTAACAAAAAAGATGCTCATCTAAATAGTATAAATGAGCATTATTCTAATATTGAAATCTATGCAAATGCATTACTAGATTAG
- a CDS encoding LacI family DNA-binding transcriptional regulator has translation MKKKTTIYDIAKKVNLTAATVSRALNNNPKISETTRKLVQEMALEMNYEQNTLAKALKSGKSFNVGVIVPRMDSNFFASVIRGIEEELYPKGYHVIVCQTHDQEKLETGNIMSLINAQVDGILMSISNSKTKNQIFNSLSQKRVPLIFFDRKRNISGVSSVTIDDYNGAYQATKHLIEQGCKRIAHLSNNRALEIFKNRYLGYKQALLDHGLEFDESLVIETISKVDEGRKVLKQLLTMDSPPDAIFSASDFTALGAIQEIKAQGLKIPEDISVVGFSNEPFTRFMELSISSVDQSPIEMGRIAAKVFLDEVDVNIKTKKQQQIVLHPELIVRKSSLKNK, from the coding sequence ATGAAGAAAAAAACTACTATTTACGATATAGCAAAGAAAGTTAATTTAACAGCTGCAACTGTATCTAGAGCACTAAACAACAATCCAAAAATTAGTGAAACTACCAGGAAACTAGTGCAAGAGATGGCTCTAGAAATGAATTATGAACAAAACACACTTGCAAAGGCTCTTAAAAGTGGAAAAAGTTTTAATGTTGGTGTTATAGTTCCGCGTATGGACAGTAACTTTTTCGCCTCAGTTATTAGAGGTATTGAAGAAGAATTGTACCCAAAAGGCTACCATGTTATCGTTTGCCAAACCCATGACCAAGAAAAGTTAGAAACCGGGAATATTATGTCCTTAATCAACGCCCAAGTTGATGGTATCTTAATGTCTATTTCCAATTCAAAAACCAAGAATCAAATCTTTAACAGCTTATCGCAGAAACGGGTGCCTCTCATATTTTTTGATAGAAAAAGAAATATTTCAGGGGTTAGTTCCGTAACTATTGATGATTATAATGGAGCCTATCAAGCTACTAAACATTTGATAGAACAAGGCTGTAAACGTATCGCACACTTATCAAATAATCGGGCGTTGGAAATATTCAAGAATCGCTATTTGGGTTATAAACAAGCCTTACTAGACCATGGTTTAGAATTTGATGAAAGTTTAGTTATAGAGACCATTAGTAAGGTTGATGAAGGTAGAAAAGTCCTAAAACAACTGCTAACTATGGATTCACCACCAGACGCCATATTCTCGGCTAGTGATTTTACCGCACTTGGTGCTATACAAGAGATAAAGGCCCAAGGTTTAAAAATACCTGAAGATATTTCTGTTGTTGGTTTCAGTAATGAGCCTTTCACGCGTTTTATGGAACTTTCCATTAGTTCGGTAGATCAATCGCCTATCGAAATGGGTAGAATTGCTGCTAAAGTATTTTTGGACGAAGTAGATGTCAACATAAAAACAAAGAAGCAACAACAAATCGTATTGCACCCTGAGCTGATTGTACGTAAGTCTTCACTTAAGAATAAATAG
- a CDS encoding SusC/RagA family TonB-linked outer membrane protein — protein sequence MLFALFVFSSGFSYAQSITVTGTVTAQDIGGPVPGASVLVKGTSNGTSTDFDGNYSLNISGTNAVLVISYIGYATQEIPVAGQTTINVTLQPSSEDLDEVVVIGYGTSRKSDLTGSVVTIGGEDLKQQNIASVSETLTGRLAGVQVLNTEGSPDSEVQIRVRGAGSLTQDSAPLVIVDGFPVNSLNDISPSNIENISVLKDASSTAIYGSRGANGVIIVTTKSGKVGKMSVSMNTSYGTKTIAKTIDVLEPEDFVLWQREYWLLRDTPEVYDETYGLYQDYDQYVGMEGNDWQRLIYGRVGDVQNHDLSVRGGSEKFNYNFNYALYDEKAIMVGSDFRRSNVSLALKNKASDKVDLSFTIRYADTEVNGGGANEQNEVSSADSRLKHSIRYSPIPLAAFDPTNTDEAIFSDLVNPFIAVADNQQQKLRKNLNLLGSLSWDVINNLTFRSDVGLNTTDDLDYRFYGKSTYFSSNRPSVENQGLPALRIRDRKRESFRTANTLNYDFKTIVGDDHALKLLLGQEMIVSKDNRVETELHGFPSDFDFQRSLTLTTQADPFTVNNFYSPDDKLLSFFGRANYDFKNRYLLTATFRMDGSSKFLGDNRWGYFPSAAFAWKISEESFLENTDWINTLKLRLSYGEVGNNNIPTGQTIQTYQSYNTSYINGINNFFAPSDVLANPDLKWETTVTQNLALDYSLFNGRVSGSFEVYKNITQDLLLAFRVPGTGYDIQYRNIGEIENTGVEALINISAINKENYGLDFSFNISTNKNKINSLGALEDFGWPSGWASSQIGNDYLVQVGSPLGIMYGYQNDGRYEVSDFNYDAATGDYTLMDGVPDNSAVIGDGLVRPGALKLKDTNNDGVVDQDDQTIIGDANPDFIGGFTLGARAYGFDLSAAFNFSLGFDVYNANKIHSNTPRQSGDYGNLTTEFADGVRWTNLDPSTGQLVNDPAQLEALNANTTKWSPYMQRYVFSDWAVEDGSYLRLNTLSLGYTLPESVLSNLGISKLRLYVTANNVFVLTNYSGMDPEVSTRRQTNFTPRVDYSAYPRSRQIAFGLNLNF from the coding sequence ATGCTATTTGCATTATTTGTTTTCAGTAGTGGGTTCTCTTACGCCCAAAGCATCACAGTAACTGGAACGGTAACCGCTCAAGATATTGGTGGCCCTGTACCAGGCGCGTCCGTTCTAGTTAAAGGGACATCAAATGGCACGTCTACCGATTTTGATGGCAATTATTCTTTAAATATTTCAGGAACTAATGCCGTTCTGGTGATTTCATATATTGGCTATGCGACCCAAGAAATACCAGTTGCAGGACAAACAACCATTAACGTAACGCTTCAACCCAGCTCAGAAGACTTAGACGAAGTTGTCGTTATCGGTTACGGTACATCCCGTAAGTCTGATCTTACTGGCTCTGTTGTAACTATAGGCGGTGAGGATCTAAAACAACAAAACATTGCTAGTGTTTCTGAAACCTTAACCGGTAGATTAGCTGGAGTGCAGGTTTTAAATACAGAAGGATCTCCAGATTCAGAGGTGCAAATTAGAGTGAGAGGTGCAGGATCACTTACACAAGATAGTGCTCCTTTAGTTATAGTTGATGGATTTCCAGTAAATAGTTTAAACGACATTTCGCCATCTAACATTGAAAATATCAGCGTTTTAAAAGATGCCTCTTCTACTGCTATCTATGGTTCTAGAGGGGCAAATGGTGTTATCATAGTGACTACAAAAAGTGGTAAAGTAGGAAAAATGTCTGTAAGCATGAACACCTCATATGGTACCAAGACCATCGCAAAAACCATTGATGTCTTAGAGCCAGAAGATTTTGTATTATGGCAACGTGAATATTGGCTATTGAGAGACACTCCAGAAGTTTATGATGAAACATATGGACTCTATCAAGACTATGATCAATATGTTGGTATGGAAGGAAATGACTGGCAGAGACTAATCTACGGAAGAGTAGGAGATGTACAAAACCATGATTTATCTGTAAGAGGCGGTTCTGAAAAATTCAATTATAATTTTAATTACGCGCTTTATGATGAGAAAGCAATTATGGTGGGTTCTGACTTTAGAAGAAGTAATGTATCCTTGGCCTTAAAAAACAAAGCCAGTGACAAGGTAGATTTGTCATTTACAATTCGTTATGCAGATACCGAGGTTAATGGCGGTGGAGCCAATGAGCAAAATGAGGTCTCATCTGCGGATTCGAGACTTAAACATTCTATAAGATACTCCCCTATTCCTTTAGCCGCTTTTGATCCAACCAATACTGATGAGGCCATTTTTAGTGATTTGGTTAATCCATTTATTGCCGTTGCTGATAATCAACAACAAAAATTAAGAAAAAACCTTAACTTATTAGGAAGTTTGTCTTGGGACGTCATCAATAATTTAACATTCCGGTCTGATGTTGGTTTAAACACCACAGATGATTTAGATTATCGTTTCTATGGAAAATCCACTTATTTTTCTAGCAATAGACCAAGTGTTGAAAATCAAGGGCTTCCTGCTTTAAGAATTAGAGATAGAAAACGAGAAAGTTTTAGAACTGCAAACACCTTAAACTATGATTTCAAAACTATTGTTGGAGATGACCATGCACTCAAACTGCTCTTAGGACAGGAAATGATTGTTTCCAAAGATAATAGAGTTGAAACTGAGTTACACGGTTTTCCAAGTGACTTTGATTTTCAGAGAAGTTTAACGTTAACTACACAAGCTGATCCTTTTACGGTGAATAATTTTTATTCACCTGATGACAAACTATTATCGTTTTTCGGCCGTGCCAACTATGACTTTAAAAATAGATATTTATTAACCGCTACGTTTCGTATGGATGGATCCAGTAAATTTCTTGGAGATAACCGATGGGGCTATTTCCCGTCTGCAGCTTTCGCATGGAAAATTTCTGAAGAGTCTTTCTTAGAAAATACGGATTGGATCAATACGCTAAAACTAAGATTAAGTTATGGCGAAGTAGGTAATAATAATATACCAACTGGGCAAACCATTCAAACATACCAATCCTATAACACCTCTTATATTAATGGGATAAATAACTTTTTTGCACCGTCAGATGTTTTAGCCAATCCAGATTTGAAATGGGAAACAACTGTAACACAAAATTTAGCATTAGATTACAGTTTATTTAATGGTAGGGTTAGTGGTTCATTTGAAGTTTATAAAAATATTACACAAGATTTACTTTTAGCTTTCCGTGTACCTGGAACAGGGTATGATATACAGTATAGGAATATTGGTGAGATTGAAAATACAGGTGTTGAAGCCCTTATTAATATTTCAGCTATCAATAAGGAAAACTATGGTTTAGATTTCTCTTTCAATATTAGTACTAACAAAAATAAAATCAATTCCTTAGGTGCATTAGAAGACTTTGGTTGGCCTTCTGGTTGGGCTTCAAGTCAAATAGGAAATGACTATCTTGTACAAGTAGGGTCGCCTTTAGGCATAATGTACGGTTACCAAAATGATGGTCGGTATGAAGTATCTGATTTTAACTACGATGCAGCAACTGGCGACTATACATTAATGGATGGTGTTCCCGACAATAGTGCTGTAATAGGTGATGGGCTCGTTAGGCCAGGCGCTTTAAAACTAAAAGATACCAACAATGATGGTGTTGTAGATCAAGATGATCAAACCATAATCGGAGACGCTAATCCAGATTTCATAGGTGGATTTACTTTGGGCGCACGTGCATATGGTTTTGACCTTAGTGCTGCCTTTAATTTCAGTCTTGGTTTTGATGTTTATAATGCCAACAAAATTCATTCAAACACACCGAGACAAAGCGGTGATTATGGTAATCTAACTACTGAATTTGCTGACGGCGTACGCTGGACGAATCTAGATCCCTCTACAGGTCAACTTGTTAATGACCCTGCACAATTAGAAGCCTTGAATGCTAATACGACAAAGTGGTCGCCATATATGCAGCGCTATGTATTTAGTGATTGGGCTGTAGAAGACGGTTCTTACCTAAGGTTAAATACCTTATCACTTGGTTATACACTGCCAGAGTCAGTACTTTCAAATCTTGGCATATCCAAACTTAGATTATATGTCACGGCAAATAACGTATTTGTTTTAACTAATTATTCTGGTATGGATCCAGAAGTATCTACAAGAAGACAAACGAATTTTACACCTAGAGTTGACTATTCTGCCTACCCTAGAAGCAGACAGATTGCTTTCGGTTTAAACCTTAATTTTTAA
- a CDS encoding DUF5123 domain-containing protein, with the protein MMKAKHILKSMIVVLTLLLSFSGCESPDQVIEEISISREFAPVGLQAFVRNQVFVELQWDSNPDVDNYLVELSEDSSFSSIAQSVNVSSSEVPVLIELSQETFYYIRVQALSSRGLDPSTYATTTAETLTEQIFYPIEPGDVLATEATFRWLPNSTVTELFLVPGNISYTLSAQEIADGVATVTGLTGETDYTVQIRNNATIRGVLNFTTGIDIGTGILVTPTDDIFQMVADALPGDVLVLEQGDYTEQIGTIVIDKPLTIRGLLSFDKPLLKVSFSIVTGATDVELIDLDLTGDVDTDLTDMLRYTAAGDYNSLLVSGCNIHDYNRSFIAGNETDAIVQSITVENCIVTNILTSGGDFFDFRSSDVLNVTFTTSTFNNCAPSRDFFRIDDSGTSTQSGLVCNILIDSCTLYACSNNSSRRILYVRFQDNDITVNNTLITDTESEGYSDQARTDEFIDFSNNNYFNAPTMYDSSVPRYDNSTSYTTLDPGYADALAGDFTLSTQSLIDNQVGDPRWR; encoded by the coding sequence ATGATGAAAGCAAAACATATATTAAAATCCATGATAGTAGTCCTGACTTTACTATTATCATTTTCCGGATGTGAAAGCCCTGATCAAGTCATTGAAGAAATTAGCATAAGTCGTGAATTCGCACCTGTCGGATTACAGGCTTTTGTAAGGAATCAAGTTTTCGTAGAACTACAATGGGACTCTAACCCTGATGTAGATAACTACTTAGTAGAATTGAGTGAAGATTCCTCATTTTCTTCAATAGCTCAATCTGTAAATGTATCTTCAAGTGAGGTACCAGTACTCATAGAACTGTCACAAGAAACGTTTTACTATATCAGAGTACAAGCACTTAGTTCTAGAGGCTTAGATCCATCCACATATGCAACTACTACCGCAGAAACATTAACGGAGCAAATTTTCTATCCTATAGAACCAGGAGATGTATTAGCGACTGAAGCCACATTCAGATGGTTACCTAACAGCACAGTAACAGAATTGTTTTTAGTACCTGGCAATATTTCTTACACGCTGTCGGCTCAAGAAATTGCAGACGGAGTTGCCACAGTAACTGGTCTTACGGGTGAAACAGATTATACGGTTCAAATACGTAACAATGCCACAATTAGAGGTGTCTTAAACTTTACCACAGGAATTGACATAGGAACAGGCATTTTAGTGACACCAACAGACGATATATTTCAAATGGTTGCAGATGCTCTTCCAGGTGATGTTTTAGTCTTGGAACAGGGTGATTATACAGAACAAATTGGCACTATAGTTATTGATAAACCTCTAACCATTAGAGGATTATTGAGCTTTGATAAACCACTTTTAAAAGTTAGCTTTTCTATTGTTACTGGTGCAACAGATGTTGAATTAATCGATCTTGATCTTACGGGTGATGTTGATACTGATTTAACAGACATGTTAAGATACACTGCAGCAGGCGACTACAACTCTTTATTAGTTAGCGGTTGTAATATCCATGATTATAATAGATCCTTTATTGCTGGTAATGAAACTGATGCCATTGTTCAATCTATAACGGTTGAAAATTGTATCGTAACAAATATTCTTACAAGTGGAGGTGATTTCTTTGATTTTAGAAGTTCTGATGTTCTCAACGTTACATTTACCACAAGCACATTCAACAACTGTGCACCTAGTAGAGATTTTTTTAGAATAGATGATTCAGGTACCTCTACCCAATCAGGGTTGGTTTGTAATATATTGATAGATAGCTGTACACTTTACGCTTGTTCCAACAATTCAAGCAGAAGAATACTTTATGTTAGATTTCAAGATAACGATATTACAGTGAATAATACGTTAATCACGGATACGGAATCAGAAGGGTATTCTGATCAAGCTAGAACGGACGAATTTATTGATTTTAGTAATAACAACTATTTTAATGCACCAACAATGTATGACTCATCAGTGCCAAGATATGATAACTCGACGTCATATACCACATTAGATCCAGGATATGCTGATGCATTAGCTGGAGATTTTACATTGTCTACCCAGTCGTTGATTGATAACCAAGTTGGAGATCCACGATGGAGGTAA
- a CDS encoding right-handed parallel beta-helix repeat-containing protein gives MNNVYKNLIYGALLLVSTSFVACSKDSSNDSGSETVLVESITIVGNTITDGSTSQLSATVTPSNATNISVSWSVSDASIATISNSGLLNAVSDGSVSVTATAQDGSGISTSKSFMISGSDNPVDGTVVETSQQLVAAIATASPGDNIYIRGGNYVFGSTLQISGNGASSSPISILPYPSDTERPRLDFSSMSENSSNRGIALSGNYWHIKGIDVYAAGDNGMFISGSNNLIEFCTFTENHDTGLQIGNGGNNNTILNCDSYFNADSSLENADGFACKLDAGSDNKFIGCRAWQNLDDGWDGYLRETDNITTYYENCWAFKNGYLMDGTIGAGDGNGFKTGGSDDKTLKHNAIYKNCIAAGNVYDGFDHNSNRGDIEIYNCAAYDNGRNISFSSNNIANFLLIKNTVSFAGNNNDGYSASTVDITNNGWQNGLVTNSSDFVALDLDLLAASRNDDGSLPDIDFLHLVAGSDLIDAGTDVGLPFNGSAPDIGAFEFE, from the coding sequence ATGAACAACGTGTATAAAAACTTAATCTATGGTGCCTTATTATTGGTTTCAACAAGTTTTGTAGCCTGTAGTAAGGATAGCTCTAATGACAGTGGTTCTGAGACCGTACTTGTGGAGTCCATTACCATTGTTGGAAATACTATTACAGATGGTAGTACAAGTCAATTATCAGCTACCGTAACGCCAAGTAATGCAACAAATATTTCTGTTAGTTGGTCGGTTTCTGATGCTTCTATTGCTACAATCTCAAATAGTGGATTATTGAATGCAGTATCAGACGGAAGTGTCAGTGTAACTGCAACAGCGCAAGATGGATCGGGTATCAGTACTTCAAAATCTTTTATGATTTCAGGTTCTGATAATCCAGTAGATGGAACTGTAGTAGAAACATCGCAACAACTTGTGGCTGCTATTGCAACGGCGAGTCCAGGTGATAATATTTACATCAGAGGAGGTAATTACGTATTCGGTTCAACACTACAAATTTCTGGCAATGGCGCAAGTAGTAGTCCTATTTCAATATTACCATATCCATCAGATACAGAACGGCCAAGGTTGGATTTTTCATCCATGTCCGAAAATTCATCAAATAGAGGTATAGCTTTGTCTGGTAATTATTGGCATATAAAAGGTATTGATGTTTATGCCGCTGGCGATAATGGAATGTTCATTAGTGGTAGCAATAATTTGATTGAATTTTGCACTTTTACAGAGAATCATGATACTGGACTACAAATAGGCAATGGAGGAAATAATAATACAATACTGAATTGCGATTCTTATTTTAATGCGGATTCCTCATTAGAAAATGCGGATGGATTTGCCTGTAAATTAGACGCAGGTTCAGATAACAAATTCATAGGATGTAGGGCATGGCAGAACCTAGATGATGGTTGGGATGGTTACCTAAGAGAAACGGATAATATTACGACATATTATGAAAATTGCTGGGCTTTTAAAAATGGCTATCTAATGGATGGAACCATTGGAGCGGGCGATGGAAACGGTTTTAAAACAGGAGGAAGCGATGATAAGACTTTAAAGCACAATGCCATTTACAAGAATTGTATCGCCGCAGGAAATGTATATGATGGTTTTGACCATAATAGTAACAGAGGTGATATTGAAATTTACAATTGTGCTGCTTATGATAACGGGAGAAACATTAGCTTTAGTTCTAATAATATTGCCAATTTTCTCTTGATTAAAAATACAGTGTCTTTCGCAGGAAATAATAATGATGGATATTCCGCATCCACAGTTGATATAACCAACAATGGATGGCAAAATGGCTTAGTCACTAATTCATCAGATTTTGTAGCACTGGATTTAGATTTATTGGCAGCATCGAGAAATGATGATGGAAGCCTTCCTGATATAGATTTTCTTCACTTGGTAGCAGGTAGTGATTTAATTGATGCTGGTACTGATGTTGGATTACCGTTTAATGGTTCAGCTCCAGATATAGGTGCTTTTGAATTTGAATAG
- a CDS encoding RagB/SusD family nutrient uptake outer membrane protein, translated as MKKSIFLTLVFLAGAMFSCSEFEEDFLEAPAQSSAEPSVIFSTPDLARGAVDGILEPMGQTNSYRGRYIPFYGFNTDTEYNYSSDDAGSSQGELMTYSATPTNEQMNRDNNVWAMMYAGIERANLCIEGLRTYGNPEPGTSLGQLLGEALTYRAIYYADLMKTWGDVPARFEPINSETLYLPKTDRDIIYQQIIADLGEAETLVAWPNENSRTNTVERAHKAFVKAFRARLAMVASGFQQYPDGIRRSNNPALSVQNMYTLALTEATEVINSGQAYLEPSFETFWRNFNEESVIAGGESLWEIPFAAGRGRVAFSFAVRHRGVDQHTGQARGGIAGPLPTVFYDYDETDTRRDVTCVPYQWGNPNEGFAQQELVGLDTWYFGKYRYEWMDRYVTSTNDDGLNKIYMRFAEVLLIAAEAANELQGAGAAAPYLKEIRRRAFPSDQHPEKVDNYVNALTNSQDMFDAIVREHKLEFTGEMERKMNLIRWNLLGTNLDEAKEKMFNLKNRIGDYANVPTTLYFKYEEDGETLDIYGLNRNETTNPGPEYSEKDWTMLEDDMINSLYKLGVDPDNRQFWPIWQVFIDASNGRLENDYGY; from the coding sequence ATGAAAAAATCAATATTTCTAACACTAGTTTTTCTGGCAGGAGCTATGTTCTCTTGTTCTGAATTTGAAGAAGACTTTTTGGAAGCGCCTGCACAATCATCTGCAGAACCATCAGTTATATTTTCAACACCAGATTTGGCAAGAGGTGCTGTTGATGGTATCCTAGAACCAATGGGGCAGACTAACTCCTATAGAGGTAGATATATTCCCTTTTATGGATTTAACACGGATACCGAATATAATTACAGTTCGGATGATGCTGGGAGCTCTCAAGGGGAATTAATGACCTACAGTGCAACCCCAACAAACGAACAAATGAATAGAGATAATAATGTTTGGGCCATGATGTATGCTGGGATCGAGCGCGCCAACCTTTGTATTGAAGGATTAAGAACTTATGGTAATCCAGAACCTGGTACATCATTAGGCCAGTTACTAGGCGAAGCCCTAACGTATAGAGCTATTTATTATGCAGACTTGATGAAGACTTGGGGTGATGTTCCTGCACGTTTTGAACCTATAAATAGTGAAACACTTTATTTGCCAAAAACAGATAGAGATATTATATACCAACAAATTATTGCTGATTTAGGTGAAGCTGAAACTTTAGTTGCATGGCCAAATGAAAACTCCAGAACGAATACTGTAGAACGCGCTCATAAAGCTTTTGTAAAAGCTTTCAGAGCACGGTTAGCCATGGTTGCTTCTGGTTTTCAACAATATCCTGATGGAATCAGACGCAGTAACAATCCAGCGTTATCGGTACAAAACATGTACACACTTGCACTTACTGAAGCTACTGAAGTTATCAATAGTGGTCAGGCCTATTTGGAGCCTTCATTTGAAACCTTTTGGAGAAACTTTAATGAAGAGTCTGTAATTGCTGGAGGTGAATCCTTATGGGAGATACCTTTTGCAGCAGGTCGTGGTCGAGTGGCATTCTCGTTTGCAGTTAGACATAGAGGAGTAGATCAACACACCGGACAAGCCAGAGGTGGAATAGCCGGACCTTTACCAACCGTATTCTATGACTATGACGAAACCGATACGCGTCGAGATGTCACCTGTGTACCGTATCAATGGGGAAATCCTAATGAAGGCTTTGCGCAACAAGAGCTCGTAGGATTGGACACTTGGTACTTTGGAAAGTATCGCTATGAGTGGATGGATCGTTATGTAACCTCTACCAATGATGATGGTTTAAACAAAATCTATATGCGCTTTGCAGAAGTACTATTGATTGCAGCAGAGGCGGCCAATGAATTACAAGGGGCTGGTGCAGCCGCACCATACCTTAAAGAAATAAGAAGACGAGCATTCCCTTCTGATCAACATCCTGAAAAAGTAGATAACTATGTTAATGCCTTAACAAATTCTCAAGATATGTTTGACGCTATTGTTAGAGAACATAAACTTGAATTTACTGGTGAAATGGAACGTAAGATGAATCTTATCCGATGGAATCTACTTGGCACTAATCTAGATGAAGCTAAAGAAAAAATGTTTAACCTAAAAAATAGAATCGGTGATTACGCAAACGTGCCAACCACATTATATTTCAAATACGAAGAAGATGGTGAAACACTAGATATCTATGGCTTAAACAGAAATGAAACCACCAATCCAGGACCCGAATATTCCGAAAAAGATTGGACGATGTTAGAAGATGATATGATAAACTCTCTTTATAAATTAGGAGTAGATCCAGACAATAGACAATTTTGGCCAATATGGCAAGTTTTTATAGATGCTAGTAATGGTCGATTAGAAAATGATTACGGCTATTAG